The Staphylococcus saprophyticus subsp. saprophyticus ATCC 15305 = NCTC 7292 genome contains the following window.
AACCTAGTTCATCTTCTAATGCTAACGCTTTATATAAAGTTTCAGCATTATCTCCTAAATGTCCTTGAAATTGTTGCTCTTGACCGAGGTTATCCTCAACCTCTTTGAAAGCTTGTTCAAAAGCTTCATCTGATTCAAATATAGTTGTTAAATCCCATGTATATTCAGGATATTTACGTTCTTGTTCTTCTCTTGTTAATTGTTGTGTCATTTTTAGTAAACCTCCTATGTTTTTCAATACTTTAATTTTCTCACGTCCGGCCTAATTTTGCACGTTATTGTATTCCATTTTACTGTAAGAATTTCTGAATTTATTTATAAGCTCATTAACTATGACATCCTTTGTATTTTCTATGTTATAAAAGTGATTAAGCATTATTTTTTCATTAAATTCGTTTAAATTTTGCGGTGTTTTAACAAGTAAATATAATAATTGCAATTGCCAATAAATAGGATGGGATTGAATGTATAATTGTTCTGGATATATGATTCCTAAATACGTACTTACCCAATTATCAGATAGACCTAAATTATACATAACGCTTAAACTTGGTTCTTTAACAGAGCGTGTACATCGACAACGATTTATATATTGCTGAATCGTATTTTTGTTTAATTTGATATCACGCGTAAAATCTTCAGTTTCAATTTGACTAAACACATATTCAAAATCTTTAATCTCCAGTTTAAATTTATGTGCAATATAGCGATTGCCACCAATAAAATTATAAATTTGATACATATATAACTGCTTGTTACTACTGTCCCAAGTGAGCAAGCGTTTAGATTTAAAATCTATAAAAGTTCTTTCGTACTTCGTTAATATTAAAATATGCCTAAGTTTATCGTAATATGGGTTTGGAATAATCCATATTAATCTATAACCAATATGTAACAAACCGTTACTACGTTTTTTCACACTAGAAATTGTGATTTTTGAAAATTGTATTTCTATGGCGATCTTTTTATCAATAATTAAATCAGGATATTGATAAATCCCAGCAATATAAGGCTCGATTTGTACATGATAACCGATACATGACAATTTCAGTGCAAGCTGATATTTAAGTGAGTAATGTGCCTGAGTTTCACCTTTACTACAAAAAATAGAAGCTACTTTTAAATGAGCAAAATGTGGTGTGATTATTTCACCTTTTTTTAAAATCATTTTACTTTTACAATGTGGACATGTATATTCGGCATCTTTAACAGCATGGTTTGCAAAAACTAAATGCTTATGATGGTCATACGCTAACAACACGTTTCTTCACCTCATAATAATTACACCTTATTAATCAATAAATTACTTCTACTACTAGTTAAAATATTGCCTATTTATTTAAAAACGCAATTGCTCTATAAAAAAACCAGCTAAGGGTAATGACCCATAGCTGGTTTCAACATCTTATAATGCATTTGTTATCTAACGTGCTTTTATAAATTAAATACGTCAATTTTGACTTGTATTTTATGCTTCTGTGTTTGGGAAATAACGACGTACTTGTGATGCAACATTATGACTCATGATAATTTTGGCATAGTCGTTTAAATACACTTCTGATTTATCAGTAGGATATGCGAACTCAAGTAATTGACTATAACTATCATTAATTGTTTCTTGATCTACTGTTTCATCATAATGGACAGCATAATAATATACATTGTTAAGACTATATAATAAATCTTCGAACTCATCTGTCACTTGATTATTATAGTGTGCATATTCAATAACTTCTTCTAAATCATTGAATTTAACAATCACAGTACGTGTATTTTGACGATTGCGCTCATTTTGATCTTGATTTTGCTTGTTATCTTTTTGTTGTTGACGTTGATCAAATAAATCTTCTAAACTATCATCTTGATCAAATGTTTGTGACAATAAATCATTTACCTGATAATCAAGTTGTTCATTGTCTTCATCTGACATATTAATAAGATCTTCATTTTTAGATTTAGATATCGTAACTTCAACGCCTTTTTCAAACGCATGCACTTGTATCCATAATGGGCCTTCTACTACAAAGTCTTCTTCTTCATTGATTTCTTCCATCATATTCCAAAAGAATTCTTCTCCACGTTTGCGGTTTGTCCATAAATCTTCTCGTTTAAATCCTCTAGCCTCAATATCACTATAAGTTATAAATAATTTAACAGTTGTATCGTCAACGCGCTCTATTCTCATATCATCTCACTCCTTACAGTCGATGAATAGTAATCATATTGTATTAGAACGTAGTAAGAATTACAATTGATTTGTTTGATTAATTTTTACTAAATCCTATTTGGTCTCTAATATTAACATATACCTTTGAATTAGCCAAAAAAACAGCACTAAACTAAGAAAGTGCTGTTGCAATCATGTCATTACTTATTCACAAATAGCTAGCCACCTCATAACAATAAGATGATATCACCTTATCATTTGACGTGCATACCTAATTGTTTGTTATGTTAAAAATATAACAAAACCACAAAGCAACATGCTTAAATATTGCTTTATGGCTCGTCTAGTTCATGTATTTAATGTATTAATTAGTCAACCATACGTTGTGCTTCTTGCAATTGGAACGTACGAACTTTTCTTGGTAAGAAACGTCTAATTTCGTCTTCATTATAACCAACTTGTAAACGTTTTTCGTCTAAAATAATTGGGCGACGTAATAAACCAGGATTATCTTGAATAATTGAATATAAATCTTGAAGTGGTAATGCGTCGATATCCACATTTAATTTTTGGTAAGTTTTAGAACGTGTAGATATAATTTCATCTGTACCATCTTCAGTCATTTTTAAAATTTGTTTGATTTCGTCGATTGTTAAGTGTTCTGAAAAAATGTTACGCTCCGTATACGGAATGTCATGTTCTTGTAACCATGCTTTCGCTTTACGGCAAGATGTGCAACTTGGTGAAGTAAATAATGTTACCATACATCTCACTCTCCTATTTTTCATGAATGTAAATTCATTTGATTTCAATATTTATTTGATTAAGAAATTGCTTAAGTAATTTCGCCTTCCTTAACCTTACAATGAAAGTATACCCTTTCAACATTAAAATTAAATGAGAATTCTCTAATTTTTTCAAAAATTTTAAATTAAAAGTATTTCTCAATAAATTCAATTAAAAATATTGATATGTCTATAGTCTAACA
Protein-coding sequences here:
- the spxA gene encoding transcriptional regulator SpxA, translated to MVTLFTSPSCTSCRKAKAWLQEHDIPYTERNIFSEHLTIDEIKQILKMTEDGTDEIISTRSKTYQKLNVDIDALPLQDLYSIIQDNPGLLRRPIILDEKRLQVGYNEDEIRRFLPRKVRTFQLQEAQRMVD
- the mecA gene encoding adaptor protein MecA is translated as MRIERVDDTTVKLFITYSDIEARGFKREDLWTNRKRGEEFFWNMMEEINEEEDFVVEGPLWIQVHAFEKGVEVTISKSKNEDLINMSDEDNEQLDYQVNDLLSQTFDQDDSLEDLFDQRQQQKDNKQNQDQNERNRQNTRTVIVKFNDLEEVIEYAHYNNQVTDEFEDLLYSLNNVYYYAVHYDETVDQETINDSYSQLLEFAYPTDKSEVYLNDYAKIIMSHNVASQVRRYFPNTEA
- a CDS encoding competence protein CoiA, with product MLLAYDHHKHLVFANHAVKDAEYTCPHCKSKMILKKGEIITPHFAHLKVASIFCSKGETQAHYSLKYQLALKLSCIGYHVQIEPYIAGIYQYPDLIIDKKIAIEIQFSKITISSVKKRSNGLLHIGYRLIWIIPNPYYDKLRHILILTKYERTFIDFKSKRLLTWDSSNKQLYMYQIYNFIGGNRYIAHKFKLEIKDFEYVFSQIETEDFTRDIKLNKNTIQQYINRCRCTRSVKEPSLSVMYNLGLSDNWVSTYLGIIYPEQLYIQSHPIYWQLQLLYLLVKTPQNLNEFNEKIMLNHFYNIENTKDVIVNELINKFRNSYSKMEYNNVQN